GTGGATGAAGACCAAGAGGGGGATCATAGTTCTTCCAACTGGGGCTGGGAAAACGATAATAGCTCTTGAGATAATTAGAAGACTCTCCGTTTCAACTCTAGTTGTTGTTCCCACGCTTGCATTGCTTGAACAGTGGAAGGAAAGATTAGCCATATTCGGGGAGGTTGGAGAATTCTCGGGAAAGAAGAAAGAGTTGAAGGCTATAACGGTCACAACATATGATTCAGCTTACATAAACGCTGAAATCCTTGGGGATAAGTTCATGCTGATCGTCTTTGACGAGTGTCACCACCTTCCTGCGGAAGCTTATAGGAATATAGCTCAGATGAGCATTGCTCCGTATAGACTTGGGCTCACTGCTTTCCCGGAGAGGGCCGATAACCTGCATGAGCTACTTCCAGATTTAATCGGGCCTGTAGTTTATAAGAAGGGACCCAGCGAGTTAATAGGGACGTATCTCGCCCCGTACGAAATAGTCAGGATAAGAATTCCGCTTAGCAAGGAGGAGAGGGAGGAATACAAGAGATATTATGGAATCTTCAAAAGGTACCTCGAGGAAACTGGGCTTGAGATAAAGAGCTTGGAGGACTTTCAGAGGATAGTCATGAAAACTGGACTTGACAACAGGGCCTTCAAGGCCTTAAGAGCCTTGGAAATGTCGAGAAAAATTGCACTTGGCTCCAGGGGAAAGATAGAAGAGTTGAGGAGGATACTTGAGAGGCACAGAGGGGAGAAGATAATAATATTCACGAGGTACAACGATCTAGTTTACGAAATATCCAGGAGATTTTTGATACCAGCTATAACCCATAAGACGGACAAGAAGGAGAGGAACGAGATACTCAAGAAGTTCAGGGCTGGAAAGTATAGGGCAGTTGTTAGCAGTCAGGTTCTCGATGAAGGGATAGACGTTCCTGATGCAAGCGTCGGGGTGATTATAAGCGGAACTGGTTCTCCAAGAGAGCTGGTTCAAAGGCTAGGAAGAATACTCAGACCGGCCCCAGGGAAGGAAAAGGCGATACTCTACGAACTGATAACCTCCGGAACCTCAGAGGTTAAAATAGCTAGTAGAAGAATGGATGGCCTGAAGAAGCTCAGTCAATGATTTCAATCTCAACTTCCTCTCCACTACTGTTGAACGCCTTCACGCTTTTCTCAACGTAGGGGAAGGCAACTATTATGTGGACTCCTCCGAACTTCGAGAAGAACGTTAAGTCACCCTCTGAAGGATAAGGATTTGGGGATGGATGGGAATGGAAGGTTCCCTTCACGCTCTCATCATGAGGAAGAAGGGTTATGTCAAAGTACACTGAAGTCGGGCCAAAGTATCCCCTTGGAGCAAGTAAAACCTCCTCAAATATTCCATTCTTCTCTCTTAGAAAGCCAGCTACTTCATTTGGATGAAATGAGCGAGCAAGCTCAAGTAGAAGCTCCAGGAGCTCTCTTCTAATCTTTACCTTCATGTGCAATAAAAGGAAGTCAAGGTTTATAAGAATGTAATTAGGAATGTCAAGTGGCGAGAGGATTATGGGCGAGGAGAGAATGGATCTGGGGATAGAATTTGAGACGACTGAGGAAATCCCCGTCCCCGAGAGATTAATAGATCAGGTTATAGGTCAAGATCATGCTGTTGAGGTTATAAAAACTGCCGCAAAGCAGAGAAGGCATGTTCTATTAATTGGCGAGCCTGGAACGGGTAAGTCAATGCTTGGTCAAGCGATGGCCGAGTTGCTACCAACTGAAGACCTAGAAGATATCCTCGTCTTTCCGAATCCCGAAGATGAGAACATGCCCAGGATAAGAACTGTTCCAGCGGGCCAGGGAAGGAAGATAGTTGAGGAGTACAGAAGGAAGGCTAAGGAACAGGAGAGCGTTAGATTTTATCTCCTCTTCTTTGTGTTCTTCATAGTTGCAATGGCCGTCTTCCTGAGCCATGGAGATCCGAACACCTTGCTACTCGGAGTCTTCGTGATACTAGTGGCCCTGATGGTTACCGCCAATATGAGGTTCAAGACACAGGCAATGGTTCCAAAGCTACTCGTGGACAACTCGGGAAGGAAGAAGGCTCCCTTCGTTGATGCAACTGGGGCCCACGCTGGAGCCTTGCTCGGTGACGTTAGACATGACCCCTTCCAGAGCGGTGGATTGGGAACTCCGGCACACTTAAGGGTTGAGCCTGGAATGATACACCGCGCGCACAAGGGAGTTCTCTTCATAGATGAGATAGCTACCCTAAGCCTGAAGATGCAACAGAGTCTTCTCACCGCTATGCAGGAGAAGAAGTTCCCAATAACTGGACAGAGCGAACTCTCAAGTGGAGCGATGGTCAGAACTGAGCCAGTTCCATGTGACTTCATCTTAGTAGCTGCTGGAAACCTTGACACCGTTGAGAAGATGCACCCAGCCCTCAGGTCTAGAATAAGGGGTTATGGTTACGAGGTCTACATGAGAACCACCATGCCTGATACGCCAGAGAACAGAAGGAAGCTCGTTCAGTTCGTGGCCCAGGAAGTTAAGAAGGATGGAAGAATA
The window above is part of the Pyrococcus sp. NA2 genome. Proteins encoded here:
- a CDS encoding DEAD/DEAH box helicase family protein, yielding MRLYYDRGTIKIVGRSYVPHARWDERCNCYRALAYKYRDIIEFLKEEGVEFEDHVLDNVIPSPLYEEIEFELRDYQREAVKKWMKTKRGIIVLPTGAGKTIIALEIIRRLSVSTLVVVPTLALLEQWKERLAIFGEVGEFSGKKKELKAITVTTYDSAYINAEILGDKFMLIVFDECHHLPAEAYRNIAQMSIAPYRLGLTAFPERADNLHELLPDLIGPVVYKKGPSELIGTYLAPYEIVRIRIPLSKEEREEYKRYYGIFKRYLEETGLEIKSLEDFQRIVMKTGLDNRAFKALRALEMSRKIALGSRGKIEELRRILERHRGEKIIIFTRYNDLVYEISRRFLIPAITHKTDKKERNEILKKFRAGKYRAVVSSQVLDEGIDVPDASVGVIISGTGSPRELVQRLGRILRPAPGKEKAILYELITSGTSEVKIASRRMDGLKKLSQ
- a CDS encoding Mov34/MPN/PAD-1 family protein, whose translation is MKVKIRRELLELLLELARSFHPNEVAGFLREKNGIFEEVLLAPRGYFGPTSVYFDITLLPHDESVKGTFHSHPSPNPYPSEGDLTFFSKFGGVHIIVAFPYVEKSVKAFNSSGEEVEIEIID
- the lonB gene encoding ATP-dependent protease LonB yields the protein MSSGERIMGEERMDLGIEFETTEEIPVPERLIDQVIGQDHAVEVIKTAAKQRRHVLLIGEPGTGKSMLGQAMAELLPTEDLEDILVFPNPEDENMPRIRTVPAGQGRKIVEEYRRKAKEQESVRFYLLFFVFFIVAMAVFLSHGDPNTLLLGVFVILVALMVTANMRFKTQAMVPKLLVDNSGRKKAPFVDATGAHAGALLGDVRHDPFQSGGLGTPAHLRVEPGMIHRAHKGVLFIDEIATLSLKMQQSLLTAMQEKKFPITGQSELSSGAMVRTEPVPCDFILVAAGNLDTVEKMHPALRSRIRGYGYEVYMRTTMPDTPENRRKLVQFVAQEVKKDGRIPHFTRDAVEEIVREAQRRAGRKGHLTLRLRDLGGVVRAAGDIAVRKGKKYVTREDVLEALKLAKPLEKQLADWYIERKKEYQVIRVEGGEIGRVNGLALIGGESGIVLPIEAIVAPAASKEEGKIIVTGKLGEIAREAVQNVSAIIKRYKGEDISKYDIHVQFLQTYEGVEGDSASISVATAVISALEEIPVRQDVAMTGSLSVRGEVLPVGGVTPKIEAAIEAGIKKVIIPKANEKDVFLSPDKREKIEIIPVERIDEVLEIALVESEKKMELIEKIRSSLPLFGVKENVGGETVHEHGGSARPALPVEESKA